One Helianthus annuus cultivar XRQ/B chromosome 12, HanXRQr2.0-SUNRISE, whole genome shotgun sequence genomic region harbors:
- the LOC110894687 gene encoding receptor protein kinase CLAVATA1-like, with translation MTKPLLILLHVILFVSFTFTTANPDFDALMKLKASMVAPNSTALSDWQTGTSHCSFTGISCDENLRVTALTVSYVPMYGTIPPEIGILNKLVNLTLVSDNLTGELPLQMANLTSLKFVNISTNSFTGEFPGEIVAGMTDLEAFDVYNNNFTGELPVEFVKLKNLKVLYLGGNFFSGDIPESYSSFQSLKRLGLQGNSLSGTIPANLSRVSTLEYLWLGYYNAYTGGIPEQFGELKSLKLLDLSSCNLTGTIPASLGGLKMMHTLFLQWNNLSGEIPGELSGLISLMSLDLSNNNLSGGIPESFGELRNLTLISLFHNRLAGPLPSFIGDLPNLEVLHIWKNNFTLELPANLGGSGRLLMLDVTGNHLTGPIPKDLCKGGKLRMLVLMENYFFGPLPDQLGSCNSLTKIRITKNFINGTIPAGLFTLPNLTMLELDDNYLTGELPQTMSSHSLQSISISNNFLTGNIPSSFNNLTNLTTLTLQSNNLAGEIPPEIFRLKKLYKLNVSDNDLTGEIPAFSTCVQLTSLDFSRNKFSGDFPRAILNLFDLNILNLSRNQFIGEIPRKLGHMNSLTVLDLSYNRFSGKVPVDGQLKDFSDTIFAGNPNLCLPEASHCPVISRSGNENHTISTSRIMIMIIAIITIVTLLVLTFVKIKNKRIERSKMWKLTTFQRSDLKVEDVLECLKDENIIGKGGAGIVYRGSMANGVDVAIKRLIGRNHGFDAEIQTLGKIRHRNIVRLLGYVSNRDNKLLIYEYMSHGSLGEILHGSKGAYLGWDTRYKIAGEAAKGLCYLHYDCSPMILHRDVKSNNILLDSDYEAHVADFGLAKFLRDTGASECMSSIAGSYGYIAPEYAYTLKVDEKSDVYSFGVVLLELIAGKKPVGEFGDGVDIVRWVRETISEHSEPSDAAAVLAVLDSRLKGYTLTSVINLFKIAMICVEDESSARPTMREVVHMLTNPPQPKSQPCLLTP, from the exons atgaCAAAACCCCTTCTCATCCTCCTTCACGTCATCCTCTTCGTCTCTTTCACCTTCACAACTGCAAACCCAGACTTCGACGCTCTCATGAAGCTCAAAGCATCAATGGTGGCACCAAACAGCACCGCCTTATCCGACTGGCAAACCGGCACCTCACATTGCTCCTTCACCGGAATCTCATGCGACGAAAACCTCCGCGTAACCGCCTTAACCGTCTCCTACGTCCCCATGTACGGCACCATCCCACCGGAGATCGGAATATTAAACAAACTCGTTAATCTCACTCTCGTTTCCGATAATCTCACCGGTGAGTTACCGCTTCAGATGGCGAATTTAACATCGTTAAAATTCGTTAACATCTCAACAAACTCGTTCACCGGAGAGTTTCCGGGGGAAATAGTCGCCGGGATGACTGATCTGGAAGCGTTTGATGTGTATAACAATAACTTCACTGGTGAATTACCGGTGGAGTTTGTGAAGTTGAAAAATCTGAAAGTGCTTTATCTCGGTGGTAATTTCTTCAGTGGTGACATTCCAGAAAGTTATTCAAGTTTTCAAAGCTTAAAAAGGTTAGGTTTACAAGGAAACTCGCTTTCTGGAACCATTCCAGCAAATTTATCGCGTGTGTCGACTCTCGAATATCTTTGGCTCGGGTATTACAACGCGTACACCGGAGGAATACCCGAGCAATTCGGAGAGTTAAAATCGTTAAAGTTGTTAGACCTTTCGAGTTGCAACCTCACCGGAACAATCCCAGCGAGTTTAGGTGGTTTAAAGATGATGCATACACTGTTTCTTCAGTGGAACAATTTAAGCGGTGAGATACCGGGTGAACTGTCTGGATTGATAAGTTTGATGTCGCTTGATTTGTCGAATAATAATTTGAGTGGGGGGATACCGGAGAGTTTTGGTGAGTTGAGGAATTTGACGTTGATTAGTTTGTTTCATAACCGGCTTGCTGGACCGCTTCCGTCGTTTATTGGTGATTTGCCGAATCTTGAGGTGTTGCATATTTGGAAGAATAATTTTACGCTGGAGTTGCCGGCGAATCTTGGGGGGAGTGGGAGGTTGCTTATGCTTGATGTTACTGGGAACCATCTTACTGGACCTATTCCCAAAGATTTGTGCAAAGGAG GCAAGTTACGAATGCTAGTCCTAATGGAAAACTACTTCTTCGGACCCCTACCAGACCAACTCGGGTCATGCAACTCCCTAACCAAGATCCGAATCACCAAAAACTTCATCAACGGCACCATTCCCGCCGGCCTCTTCACTTTACCGAACCTCACGATGCTCGAGCTCGACGACAACTACCTCACCGGCGAACTTCCTCAAACAATGTCCAGCCACTCTCTCCAAAGCATTTCAATCTCCAACAACTTCCTCACCGGCAATATTCCTTCATCTTTCAACAACCTAACAAATCTCACAACTCTCACTCTCCAATCAAACAACCTCGCCGGAGAAATTCCGCCAGAAATATTCCGGTTAAAAAAGTTGTATAAGCTCAACGTTAGTGATAACGATCTAACCGGTGAGATTCCGGCTTTTTCAACTTGCGTGCAGCTTACGTCACTCGATTTCAGCCGGAATAAATTTTCCGGTGACTTTCCGAGAGCCATTTTGAATTTGTTTGATTTGAATATTTTGAATCTGTCTCGGAATCAATTTATCGGTGAGATTCCGAGAAAGTTAGGTCATATGAACAGTTTAACGGTGTTAGATCTATCGTACAATCGGTTTTCCGGTAAAGTTCCGGTTGACGGACAGTTGAAGGATTTTAGTGATACGATCTTCGCAGGTAACCCTAACCTATGTTTACCGGAAGCTTCTCACTGTCCGGTAATCTCTAGATCTGGAAACGAGAACCATACGATTTCAACATCGAGGATTATGATAATGATTATTGCGATAATCACGATTGTTACGTTACTTGTACTTACATTTGTTAAAATTAAGAACAAACGGATTGAGAGATCGAAAATGTGGAAGCTAACTACGTTTCAACGGTCAGATCTGAAAGTTGAGGATGTGTTAGAGTGTTTGAAGGATGAGAACATAATCGGTAAAGGCGGTGCCGGAATAGTGTACCGTGGATCGATGGCGAACGGTGTTGACGTCGCGATTAAGCGGTTGATCGGGCGGAATCATGGTTTTGATGCGGAGATTCAGACTTTGGGGAAGATTAGGCACAGGAATATTGTTAGGTTGCTTGGATATGTGTCGAATCGCGATAATAAGTTGTTGATTTACGAGTATATGTCGCATGGGAGCTTAGGTGAGATTTTGCATGGGTCGAAAGGGGCGTACTTGGGGTGGGATACGAGGTATAAGATCGCGGGGGAGGCCGCGAAGGGGTTGTGTTACCTTCACTATGATTGCTCGCCGATGATCTTACACCGAGATGTGAAGTCGAATAATATTTTGTTGGATTCTGATTATGAAGCTCATGTTGCGGATTTCGGGCTTGCTAAGTTTCTAAGGGACACTGGTGCGTCCGAATGCATGTCTTCCATTGCTGGATCCTATGGGTACATCGCCCCAG AATATGCATACACGTTGAAGGTGGATGAGAAGAGTGATGTGTATAGTTTTGGAGTCGTGCTTCTAGAACTGATAGCTGGAAAGAAGCCGGTTGGGGAGTTTGGTGATGGGGTGGACATAGTGAGGTGGGTCCGGGAGACCATATCAGAGCACTCTGAGCCGTCTGATGCTGCGGCAGTGCTAGCGGTGTTGGATTCGAGGCTCAAAGGGTACACGTTGACTAGTGTTATAAACTTGTTCAAAATCGCGATGATTTGTGTTGAAGATGAGAGCTCGGCTCGGCCTACGATGAGGGAAGTCGTCCACATGTTAACTAATCCACCTCAGCCAAAATCTCAGCCATGTTTGCTTACTCCTTGA
- the LOC110892744 gene encoding uncharacterized protein LOC110892744, translating into MLRRLGFPARWCLWVEGILASARSSVLVNGAPTFEFDYKKGIRQGDPLSPFLFVIVMEALSSIFKKASDIRAFDSIRLPNGGPEELEAQMKRFLWGGSDEVKRLHWVGWDKVVVAKNKGGLGLNRLENSNKESGRLEFEKYCKVSGRLLKVGGASMFGWRWKHDPTSLEETLELTDCFNMLMAVKLSEKKDSRLWHGTGSEFSVANIKAWITSTDVPVMAAQFDWCKWITLKSNVFMWRAFLERLPTKVALIKRNIQVENNNCIFCDDSDETAEHIFMVSGFICVQFKRPHGDIQEHAAQFSDKGNGSRFDDYRMLEDMEGPE; encoded by the exons ATGCTTCGTCGGTTGGGGTTTCCTGCGCGGTGGTGTTTATGGGTGGAAGGTATATTGGCTTCAGCTAGGTCGTCGGTGCTTGTTAATGGTGCTCCTACTTTTGAGTTCGACTACAAGAAAGGGATCCGTCAAGGTGACCCTCTATCGCCATTCTTGTTTGTAATAGTGATGGAGGCATTGTCTAGCATATTCAAAAAAGCAAGCGACATCAGGGCTTTTGATAGTATTCGTCTCCCGAATGGTGGTCCCGAG GAGTTGGAGGCGCAAATGAAGAGATTCTTGTGGGGAGGTAGTGATGAGGTGAAAAGGTTGCATTGGGTAGGGTGGGATAAAGTGGTCGTAGCAAAGAATAAAGGTGGGTTGGGTTTAAACAGGTTGGAGAACTCTAATAAAGAAAGTGGAAG GCTCGAATTTGAAAAATATTGTAAGGTGTCGGGTCGACTTTTGAAGGTGGGAGGCGCTAGTATGTTTGGGTGGAGATGGAAGCATGATCCGACATCTTTAGAAGAAACTTTAGAATTGACGGATTGTTTTAATATGCTTATGGCAGTGAAGctttctgaaaagaaagattcACGGTTGTGGCATGGTACCGGTTCAGAGTTTTCTGTGGCAAATATTAAAGCTTGGATTACTTCCACGGATGTTCCAGTCATGGCGGCTCAATTTGATTGGTGCAAATGGATTACTCTTAAATCTAACGTTTTTATGTGGAGAGCGTTCCTCGAAAGACTTCCGACTAAAGTTGCTTTGATCAAGAGAAATATTCAAGTGGAGAATAACAATTGCATTTTTTGTGACGACAGCGATGAGACAGCGGAACATATCTTCATGGTTTCCGGTTTTATATGTGTGCAATTTAAAAGACCTCACGGAGATATACAAGAACATGCGGCTCAATTCAGTGACAAAGGAAATGGTTCAAGGTTTGATGATTATAGGATGTTGGAGGATATGGAAGGCCCGGAATGA